A stretch of Paenibacillus sp. URB8-2 DNA encodes these proteins:
- the tgt gene encoding tRNA guanosine(34) transglycosylase Tgt yields the protein MAAITYEHIKTCKQSGARLGRVHTPHGVIETPTFMPVGTQATVKTMSPEELKDMDAQIILSNTYHLFLRPGHDIVREAGGLHKFMNWDRPILTDSGGFQVFSLSEMRKITEEGVHFRSHLNGDKKFLSPEVAMEVQNALGSDIMMAFDECPPFPAEYDYVKKSLERTTRWAERCLKSHARPHDQGLFAIVQGGMFEDLRRQSAAELTSMDFPGYAIGGLSVGESKQLMYEVLDYTVPLLPQDKPRYLMGVGSPDALLEGAIRGVDMFDCVLPTRIARNGTTMTSQGRLVVRNAQYARDFGPLDPECGCYTCRNYSRAYLRHLIKSDETFGLRLTTYHNLYFLLELMRKVRKAIMEDRLLDFRDEFFAQYGLNDNSKGF from the coding sequence ATGGCAGCAATAACATACGAACACATTAAGACATGCAAACAATCGGGGGCCCGTCTCGGCAGAGTTCATACTCCTCATGGGGTTATTGAGACGCCCACTTTTATGCCGGTAGGCACCCAGGCGACTGTCAAAACGATGAGTCCCGAAGAGCTTAAGGATATGGATGCCCAGATCATTCTGAGCAATACGTACCATTTGTTTCTCCGTCCGGGACATGATATCGTCCGTGAAGCCGGAGGCTTGCACAAATTCATGAACTGGGATCGTCCGATCCTCACAGACAGCGGCGGTTTTCAGGTGTTTTCTCTGAGTGAGATGCGTAAAATCACGGAGGAAGGCGTTCACTTCCGTTCCCATCTGAACGGGGATAAGAAGTTTTTGTCGCCGGAGGTTGCGATGGAGGTTCAGAATGCGCTGGGCTCCGACATTATGATGGCCTTTGACGAATGTCCGCCTTTTCCGGCAGAGTACGACTATGTAAAAAAATCGCTGGAACGGACGACTCGCTGGGCGGAACGCTGCCTGAAGAGCCATGCCCGTCCTCATGATCAGGGCCTATTTGCTATCGTTCAGGGAGGCATGTTTGAAGATCTTCGCCGGCAGAGCGCTGCCGAGTTGACTTCCATGGATTTCCCGGGGTATGCTATTGGAGGACTCAGTGTCGGAGAATCGAAGCAGCTTATGTATGAAGTGCTGGATTATACGGTTCCGCTGCTGCCGCAGGACAAGCCGCGCTATCTGATGGGTGTCGGTTCTCCTGACGCGCTGCTGGAAGGCGCAATCCGGGGTGTTGACATGTTCGATTGCGTGCTGCCGACCCGTATTGCCCGCAATGGAACGACAATGACCAGCCAGGGAAGACTCGTTGTCCGAAATGCACAGTATGCCCGCGACTTCGGGCCGCTTGATCCGGAATGCGGCTGCTACACCTGCCGCAATTATTCGCGTGCGTATTTGCGTCATTTGATCAAGAGCGACGAGACCTTCGGACTTCGTTTGACGACCTATCATAATTTGTACTTCCTGTTGGAACTGATGCGTAAGGTGCGTAAAGCCATCATGGAAGACCGGCTGCTGGATTTTCGAGATGAGTTTTTCGCACAATACGGTTTAAATGATAATTCAAAAGGTTTCTAA
- the queA gene encoding tRNA preQ1(34) S-adenosylmethionine ribosyltransferase-isomerase QueA encodes MNVDLYDFHLPEELIAQTPLADRSASRLLTLDKRSGSTEHRQFTDILDELQPGDTLVLNDTRVIPARLFGVKEDTGAKAEVLLLKSLGEDRWEALVKPGKKLKSGAVIFFGEELRAVIEDESDMGGRTLRFMYNGIFQEILDRLGTMPLPPYIKEKLDDRERYQTVYARNEGSAAAPTAGLHFTEELLKKIKEKGVKLAYITLHVGLGTFRPMSVDTVEEHVMHAEFFMLSRETADMLNEARAKGSRIVAVGTTSCRTLETVGGMFGDGPLEACSGWTDIFIYPGYEFKLVDALITNFHLPKSTLVMLVSALAGREHILDAYQEAIQRKYRFFSFGDAMFIY; translated from the coding sequence ATGAATGTGGATTTGTATGATTTTCATCTGCCGGAAGAACTGATTGCCCAGACTCCGCTTGCCGACCGCAGCGCATCCAGGCTGCTCACGTTGGACAAGCGAAGCGGAAGCACAGAGCATCGGCAATTTACCGATATTCTTGATGAACTGCAGCCAGGCGATACGCTTGTGCTGAATGATACGAGAGTGATTCCCGCCCGGTTGTTCGGCGTTAAAGAAGATACCGGAGCCAAGGCCGAAGTGCTGCTGCTCAAAAGCTTGGGCGAAGACCGGTGGGAGGCTCTGGTGAAGCCGGGAAAAAAGCTCAAGTCCGGTGCCGTCATATTCTTCGGTGAGGAACTTCGGGCGGTAATCGAGGATGAAAGCGACATGGGCGGGCGCACGCTGCGGTTCATGTACAATGGGATTTTCCAGGAGATTCTGGACAGGCTCGGAACGATGCCGCTTCCGCCTTATATTAAGGAGAAGCTGGACGACCGGGAACGGTATCAGACCGTATATGCCCGCAATGAAGGCTCGGCGGCCGCACCTACGGCCGGTTTGCATTTTACGGAGGAACTACTGAAGAAGATTAAGGAAAAAGGGGTTAAACTAGCCTACATTACCCTCCATGTCGGGCTTGGCACATTCCGGCCGATGTCCGTGGATACGGTTGAGGAGCATGTTATGCATGCGGAATTTTTCATGCTGTCACGTGAAACGGCGGATATGCTGAACGAAGCCCGGGCAAAGGGAAGCCGAATCGTGGCGGTTGGAACCACCTCATGCCGTACGCTGGAGACGGTCGGCGGCATGTTCGGCGATGGACCGCTCGAAGCATGCAGCGGCTGGACGGATATTTTTATCTACCCTGGATACGAATTCAAGCTGGTGGACGCCCTGATTACGAATTTTCATCTGCCGAAATCGACGCTGGTCATGCTGGTCAGCGCCTTGGCGGGCAGGGAGCATATTCTTGATGCCTATCAAGAGGCGATTCAGAGGAAGTACCGCTTTTTCAGTTTCGGCGACGCAATGTTCATTTACTAA
- a CDS encoding SpoIID/LytB domain-containing protein, whose product MSHAWRKKRTALAKGLLAAALAAGSLLLPAGAGYADSARTIRVALFADIGSKYKLTVPAVTLLSGQAWSLTAQDGGTVLVTIPSGTKVRASLDGYRVKVLETSSWQTVADAAKKLQSTSDKPLLFLNSKGGSNVYQLYTGIYASESAAKNAVDRVAKAGLNLPADQVPVVKGGKHLTAGSYATQQEADTARASIAAAGVDAWTAVVPSEGGGSRYEVWVAEAANDSDLAAARLVLGQVMPQLILTTASAGLMIRSDVGLDLNSETQAVHYAVSGDAKFKASAGSSGIQLAERSKRTYRGSLELGGSNGSLSVVNELSLEQYLYSVVGGEVSSSWPAEALKAQAVAARSYALAQGLRFDIANVVDTTLSQVYNGTGAEAASITSAVDSTAGEVLKSGGNIVEAVFSSNSGGMTADPSEVWNNGGNVFSSVDSSGDSSAVATAKKWYYVQLSNGLDGYVREDNVKLTGDKTAAGLNMLTATTKDVNVRALPVVDSSVSPVGKLNPGENAVVLDSVLESGSYSWIKGPYSSGELLKSLQGKTSGTLPSSIVSLQVTERGPSGRAVLVQANGNALTVKYPDLYRSALGGLPSTLFDIVPSGSYTVLGADGQTATVSGSQQTGVLSASGMVTQSGSGTVVMDVDSKARVVDANPGFLFIGWGNGHGLGMSQWGVKGMADKGYDYKEILQHYFQNVTIVKE is encoded by the coding sequence ATGAGTCATGCATGGAGGAAAAAGAGAACGGCTCTGGCAAAAGGCTTGCTGGCAGCCGCGCTGGCAGCGGGAAGTCTGCTGCTGCCCGCCGGGGCCGGTTACGCCGATTCCGCCCGGACGATCAGGGTCGCGCTTTTTGCGGATATCGGCAGCAAATATAAATTGACGGTCCCGGCGGTCACGCTGCTCTCGGGCCAGGCCTGGAGCCTGACCGCCCAAGATGGCGGGACCGTTCTCGTTACGATTCCTTCGGGGACGAAGGTGCGCGCAAGCCTGGACGGATACCGCGTCAAGGTGCTTGAGACATCTTCCTGGCAGACGGTAGCCGATGCGGCGAAGAAGCTCCAGTCCACGTCGGACAAGCCTTTGCTGTTTCTGAACTCAAAGGGAGGCAGCAATGTATATCAGCTCTATACCGGGATATACGCCAGCGAAAGCGCCGCGAAGAATGCGGTTGATAGAGTGGCCAAAGCCGGTTTGAACCTCCCGGCGGACCAAGTTCCCGTTGTCAAGGGCGGCAAGCATTTGACAGCGGGCAGCTATGCCACTCAGCAGGAAGCCGACACCGCAAGGGCAAGTATAGCCGCGGCCGGCGTTGACGCCTGGACCGCCGTCGTTCCTTCCGAAGGCGGAGGGTCGCGGTACGAGGTGTGGGTAGCCGAAGCTGCCAATGACAGCGACTTGGCCGCAGCACGGCTTGTGCTTGGCCAGGTGATGCCGCAGCTGATATTGACGACGGCATCGGCGGGTCTCATGATCCGTAGTGATGTCGGACTGGATTTGAACAGCGAGACTCAAGCAGTACACTACGCGGTATCCGGTGATGCGAAGTTTAAGGCTTCAGCGGGCAGTTCAGGCATTCAGCTTGCCGAACGATCAAAGCGGACCTACCGCGGAAGCCTGGAGCTTGGTGGATCGAACGGATCGCTGTCCGTTGTTAATGAACTCTCGCTAGAACAATATCTGTACTCGGTCGTTGGCGGGGAGGTCTCTTCGAGTTGGCCGGCCGAAGCGCTTAAGGCGCAGGCGGTGGCTGCTCGCAGCTATGCGCTTGCGCAGGGGCTGCGATTCGACATTGCGAATGTCGTGGACACTACGCTCAGCCAGGTCTACAACGGGACTGGAGCCGAGGCGGCATCGATTACGTCGGCGGTGGATTCCACGGCAGGCGAGGTGCTGAAGAGTGGAGGGAATATCGTTGAAGCCGTATTCTCATCCAACAGCGGCGGAATGACAGCCGATCCGTCCGAAGTATGGAATAATGGAGGAAATGTATTTTCCAGCGTAGACAGTTCAGGCGACAGTTCCGCTGTGGCTACTGCGAAGAAATGGTATTATGTGCAGCTGTCTAACGGCTTGGACGGCTATGTCCGGGAAGACAATGTGAAATTGACTGGCGACAAGACCGCCGCCGGCCTGAACATGCTGACGGCGACGACCAAGGATGTCAATGTGCGGGCGCTGCCTGTGGTTGACAGCAGCGTAAGCCCCGTCGGCAAGCTGAACCCGGGAGAAAATGCGGTCGTTCTGGACAGTGTGCTGGAGTCGGGCAGCTACAGTTGGATTAAAGGACCTTATTCATCCGGCGAGCTTCTGAAGAGTCTGCAAGGGAAGACGAGCGGCACTCTGCCTTCATCCATCGTCAGCCTTCAGGTAACGGAGCGTGGTCCGTCGGGCCGGGCCGTTCTGGTCCAGGCCAACGGCAATGCCCTTACAGTGAAGTATCCCGATTTGTACCGCTCCGCATTAGGCGGACTGCCCAGCACTTTGTTTGATATTGTGCCTTCGGGCAGTTATACTGTACTAGGCGCCGACGGCCAAACCGCAACAGTAAGCGGTTCACAGCAGACGGGCGTACTGTCCGCTTCAGGTATGGTAACGCAAAGCGGCAGCGGGACCGTCGTTATGGACGTGGACTCCAAGGCGCGGGTAGTAGACGCCAATCCAGGCTTTCTGTTCATTGGCTGGGGCAACGGCCATGGACTCGGCATGTCCCAATGGGGCGTGAAGGGAATGGCGGATAAAGGGTATGATTACAAGGAGATTTTGCAACACTATTTTCAGAATGTCACTATAGTTAAGGAATGA
- the ruvB gene encoding Holliday junction branch migration DNA helicase RuvB — MEDRIISANLMMEDQAVELSLRPRYLAEYIGQNQVKENLKIYIEAAKMRSEALDHVLLYGPPGLGKTTLANIIANELGVNLRTTSGPAIERPGDLAALLTNLQEGDVLFIDEIHRLHRTVEEVLYPAMEDFALDIMIGKGPSARSVRLDLPPFTLVGATTRAGLLSAPLRDRFGVVSRLEFYTEDELSYIVSRGADILGIEIVGDAAEEIALRSRGTPRIANRLLKRVRDYAQVKGDGIITPEIAGESLKMLQVDPRGLDSIDHKMLRSMITGFRGGPVGLDTIAATIGEESQTIEDVYEPYLLQIGLLQRTPRGRMVTPAAYQHLGIPLPPEQS; from the coding sequence ATGGAGGACCGGATCATATCCGCGAATTTAATGATGGAAGACCAGGCGGTGGAGCTCAGTCTGCGTCCCCGCTATCTGGCTGAATATATAGGGCAGAATCAAGTTAAAGAGAACCTGAAAATCTATATCGAAGCGGCAAAAATGCGGAGCGAGGCGCTGGATCATGTGCTGTTGTACGGGCCGCCGGGGCTCGGAAAGACGACGCTAGCCAATATTATCGCCAACGAACTGGGAGTGAACCTCCGGACGACGTCCGGTCCCGCGATTGAACGCCCAGGTGATTTGGCGGCGCTGCTGACCAATCTGCAGGAAGGCGATGTGCTGTTTATCGATGAAATTCACAGGCTGCACCGGACGGTTGAGGAAGTGCTGTATCCGGCGATGGAGGATTTTGCGCTTGATATTATGATCGGCAAAGGGCCAAGCGCCCGCTCGGTCCGGCTGGATCTGCCGCCGTTTACACTTGTGGGGGCCACCACGCGAGCCGGCTTGCTGTCCGCACCCCTGCGCGACCGCTTCGGCGTTGTCAGCCGATTGGAGTTCTATACAGAGGATGAGCTGAGCTATATCGTCTCTCGGGGGGCTGATATTCTTGGTATTGAGATTGTTGGCGACGCAGCCGAGGAGATTGCGCTGCGCTCACGGGGAACTCCCCGGATCGCCAACCGGCTGCTGAAACGGGTCCGTGATTATGCCCAGGTCAAAGGAGATGGGATTATCACTCCGGAAATTGCCGGGGAGTCGTTGAAAATGCTGCAAGTTGATCCCAGGGGCCTTGACAGTATTGACCATAAAATGCTGCGCTCGATGATTACGGGCTTTCGCGGCGGACCTGTCGGGCTGGATACGATTGCAGCTACGATAGGCGAAGAGAGCCAGACAATAGAAGATGTTTATGAACCGTACTTACTGCAAATCGGCTTATTACAGCGTACACCACGGGGAAGAATGGTTACCCCGGCCGCTTATCAGCATTTAGGAATTCCGCTCCCTCCGGAGCAATCTTGA
- the ruvA gene encoding Holliday junction branch migration protein RuvA, with translation MIDFLRGPVVHLEQEYVVLDVQGVGYRVFCPNPYAFAKQEGPVTVYIHHHVREDAILLFGFPTREEQKLFRKLIEVSGIGPRVALGILTGGTPDHVISAIYQENITFLTKLPGIGKKTAQRMILDLKDKLDGLGTANFQTGLFALEQNTESGELSWQEARDGLKALGYTETELDRVWLALKKEGAETDSVDVLMKKALKLLYVAK, from the coding sequence ATGATCGATTTTTTAAGGGGACCGGTTGTCCATTTGGAACAAGAATATGTGGTGCTGGATGTTCAGGGCGTTGGATACCGGGTCTTTTGCCCGAATCCTTATGCTTTTGCCAAACAAGAGGGACCGGTGACTGTATATATTCATCATCACGTGCGGGAGGACGCGATTCTTCTGTTCGGGTTTCCCACCAGAGAGGAACAGAAGCTGTTCCGCAAGCTGATTGAGGTGTCGGGCATCGGCCCCCGTGTGGCGCTCGGGATTTTAACGGGAGGCACGCCAGACCATGTCATTTCGGCCATTTATCAGGAGAACATTACATTTCTGACGAAACTGCCGGGCATCGGGAAGAAGACGGCGCAGCGGATGATTTTGGATCTCAAGGACAAGCTGGACGGACTGGGAACGGCTAATTTCCAAACCGGATTGTTTGCGTTGGAACAGAATACGGAGAGCGGCGAGCTTTCCTGGCAGGAAGCTAGAGACGGGCTTAAGGCGCTTGGATATACGGAGACAGAGCTGGACCGTGTCTGGCTGGCGCTGAAGAAGGAAGGAGCGGAGACCGATTCGGTTGACGTCCTGATGAAAAAGGCGCTCAAGCTGCTGTATGTGGCGAAGTAG